CCGATGAAAATGATGCGGTAGAATATGGGTGGGGTAAGGTGCCCTGATCATCAAAGGCCGAACTATTGCCCCAACCTGCTACGCCATCACGGTCAAAACTAGGCCCCCAGTTACTGAAGAACCATCCGAAGGCCTGGTCGAAACCGTTACCATATTGGTCTTGGTACTCGGGCTCTGAGGCCAATTCGTTAAAGAAAAACGATGAGGTAACCGTAATCTCGGTCTTTTTGGCTCCTTGGCCTCCTGAACCAGCTTTGGTGGTTATCAAAATAACACCGTTTCGCCCTAAAGACCCGTACAAAGTAGAAGCCGCCAGACCCTTTAAAACATTGACACTCTCAATACTGTTAGGGTCAAGGTCCAAGAAACGGCTAGAACCGTTGTTTCCATTTATAAAGTCTTGTCGAGAACCCTGACGCCCCGAAGGATTGGTATCGGCATTGAAAGGCACCCCATCGACAATGAACAACGGCTGGTTGCTCTGGCTGAAAGAATTAAAACCCCTAATGATGATATTGGTACCGGAACCCGAAAGACCACTCTGCTGGGTGATGTTCACCCCAGAGGCCTTGCCGGTCAATACTCGGCCAATATCGCCCTCAGGCCTTTCCTCTAGTTGTTCGGTACCCACCTCGGCAACGGCATACCCAAGGGCTTGCTTTTCCCTTTTTATACCAAGGGCCGTAACCACCACCTCTTCAAGGGCCTGTGTATCTTCCTGCATTTGGACGTTTATCACATTTTGCGCCCCAACTGTTCTTCTCTCGTCTTTTTGCCCAATGTAGGAGTACACCAGAACTTGCCCTGTGCTTGCATTGATGGCATAATTACCATCAAAATCGGTCTGGGTACCAACACTGGTGCCCTCAACAACAATGTTGACCCCCGGCAACGGTATGCCACCTTCGTCGGTGACCGTACCAGTAATTGTTTTTTCTTGGGAATGGACAGTTGTCAAGCTGAGCAGCATGACCATCAACGCCCCAAACAGTTTCTTTACTTTCATAGAGTTAAAGTTTTGTTAGTAAATCGTAATTGAGTCAGGCAATTGAGAAAGGCGGGCGGAAGAAGTGTGTTGATAGCTAATTCAAATAATACCTCTAAATGAAAACAAAACTTAATGGAATGCTGTTTTGGTTTTAAAGAAGTAAGGCCTCTCACCGCCCTACCTTTACAATTGCACTACAAAACAACCAAAGGCGCCTATAGCTCGGGTACTTTTAAAACGGGGAGTACCTCAAAAAAAACCTTGCCCATCGGAGAATACCCTTTTTAACATTTTATAGGTAGCACCTTACATTGAAAGGGGTTTGTGAAAGAATTGCCAAAGTGGGCCAGTTGGTAGGTTTAATAAAGAACAGGATAGCCCACCGCAAAAAAAAGAAGCATCTTTAAAGCTCCTTTTTCTTTAGAATATATAAACAGATATATCGACTACTATGTACCCGAACTTGAAGAAAATGGGAATTTACTCCACAGGTGTACCCAAACCTTTTGTTCTTAGGCCAAAGTAACCCCCATGTTAAAGTTCAATGGAATTGAAACTGCTGTGGGCTATTTTCGGTATAGGCCCATAGGTTTCTGAAGTCGTTTGGACTTAGGCCCGTGTCTTTCTTAAAGGCATTGTAGAAACTATTCTTGCTATTGAAGCCCACTTCGTACATAACCGATTTAACACTGGAAAAAGGTTTTGATACCAACAATTCCTTGGCTTCATTAATACGGTAAAAATTCAGCAAGGCATAGAAGTTCATCGCATAATATTTGTTGATCACTTCTGAAACCTTATATCTGTCATAACCGATGTGGTTAGAAAGCTCGACCAAACCAATATCGTTTTGTCGATAAATCTTTTCTTCTTCGAACGCCGATTCTATGCTGTTCTTAATCGCGACCGCCTGCTCTAGGGTCAACCCAGATTTTTTATACTTTTCTTGGGTGTAAGCACTTGTTTCTACATCGTATTCCATTAGATACCTCTTGGCCCAGACCTTTAAAAACTTTTTCATTTTTGAACTGATTATTTTTTGATTGATGAACTACTAGTTACCCAGAAATGAAGAAAAGTGGGGTTTGCCCGATAAGAATTTACCTGCAAAACCATAAAAGCCGATAGGGGATTACTGTTTAAAAAGTGAATTCAAGCAATTGTCATCAGCCAAACAAAAAAAGCCCCCGATTTCTCGGAGGCCTTGTCTTTAACTGTGTGGGCCCTACTGGATTCGAACCAGTGACCCCCTGCTTGTAAGGCAGGTGCTCTGAACCAACTGAGCTAAGAGCCCGTACCATTTCTGTAAATGGAGTGCAAATATAGCATGATTTTTTTT
This portion of the Flagellimonas lutaonensis genome encodes:
- a CDS encoding helix-turn-helix domain-containing protein, producing MKKFLKVWAKRYLMEYDVETSAYTQEKYKKSGLTLEQAVAIKNSIESAFEEEKIYRQNDIGLVELSNHIGYDRYKVSEVINKYYAMNFYALLNFYRINEAKELLVSKPFSSVKSVMYEVGFNSKNSFYNAFKKDTGLSPNDFRNLWAYTENSPQQFQFH